The following proteins are co-located in the Diaphorobacter sp. HDW4B genome:
- a CDS encoding low molecular weight protein tyrosine phosphatase family protein, whose product MNASASPRTKILFVCSRNQWRSPTGEQVWRRHPRVEARSGGTSSNARHVVSVDDVRWADVIFVMEEKHKSRLLAEFTRLLENKRIVVLDIPDEYKYMDPELVEMLEQSVASALGLDQQDD is encoded by the coding sequence ATGAACGCCTCGGCATCTCCGCGCACGAAGATCCTGTTTGTCTGCAGTCGCAACCAATGGCGAAGCCCGACGGGCGAGCAGGTCTGGCGCAGGCATCCTCGGGTGGAGGCGCGCTCCGGCGGCACCAGTTCGAACGCGCGCCATGTGGTGTCGGTCGACGATGTGCGTTGGGCTGATGTGATCTTCGTGATGGAAGAAAAGCACAAATCGCGCTTGCTGGCGGAGTTCACGCGGCTGCTTGAGAACAAGCGCATTGTCGTGCTCGACATTCCGGACGAGTACAAGTACATGGATCCGGAACTGGTCGAGATGCTGGAGCAATCCGTCGCGAGCGCGCTCGGATTGGACCAGCAGGACGACTGA
- a CDS encoding amino acid ABC transporter permease — MTSFDPQMLLSGQYHDMLVAGLKMSLQYLFWAFWIALPLGLVIALFRLSPYKPLRWIGATYVEVIRSIPLLAHMLFWYFGVPEMLPVSIKEMLYEGPVESICAVVALGVYTAAYMAEDIRSGIRAVPGVQMEAARALGLGYMKTMCLVILPQAFRLTVPPLISQTLNMWKGTSIATVIGAAEMMYQAGQVESQSFRSFEAFAFASASYLVVSLIITGIAVWFQHRYPVRTM, encoded by the coding sequence ATGACTTCTTTCGATCCGCAGATGCTCCTCTCGGGCCAGTACCACGACATGCTCGTGGCGGGGCTCAAGATGTCGCTGCAATATCTTTTCTGGGCCTTCTGGATTGCGTTGCCGCTGGGGCTGGTGATCGCGCTGTTTCGCCTGTCGCCCTACAAGCCGCTGCGCTGGATCGGCGCAACGTATGTGGAAGTGATCCGCAGCATTCCGCTGCTCGCGCACATGCTGTTCTGGTACTTCGGCGTGCCGGAGATGCTGCCCGTGTCCATCAAGGAAATGCTCTACGAAGGCCCGGTGGAAAGCATCTGCGCCGTGGTGGCGCTGGGCGTCTACACGGCGGCTTACATGGCCGAAGACATCCGCAGCGGCATCCGCGCGGTGCCCGGTGTGCAGATGGAAGCTGCGCGCGCGTTGGGCCTTGGCTACATGAAGACCATGTGTCTGGTGATTCTGCCGCAGGCGTTTCGCCTGACCGTGCCGCCGCTGATCTCGCAGACCCTGAACATGTGGAAAGGCACATCGATCGCCACCGTGATCGGTGCGGCGGAAATGATGTACCAGGCCGGGCAGGTGGAGAGCCAGTCGTTTCGCAGCTTCGAGGCGTTCGCGTTCGCAAGTGCCTCGTATCTGGTGGTGTCGCTCATCATCACGGGCATCGCGGTCTGGTTCCAGCACCGCTATCCCGTGCGCACCATGTAG
- a CDS encoding amino acid ABC transporter ATP-binding protein: MIELKNVNKWYGDYHALVDVNETITTGEVVVVCGPSGSGKSTLIRTINRLEEIQGGHILLDGQDVHDPKLDVNTLRAGIGFVFQQFNLFPHLTVLENCTLAAVQLGKLSAAEAKDRAMALLERVGLAHKASAIPNQLSGGQQQRVAIARALTLKPPIMLLDEPTSALDPEMVGEVLLVMRDLAKDGMTMVCVTHEMGFAREVADRVIFMDQGAVLERAKPQDFFNHPQHPRTQKFLADIRSPFERGA; the protein is encoded by the coding sequence ATGATCGAGCTGAAAAACGTGAACAAGTGGTATGGCGACTACCACGCGCTGGTGGATGTGAACGAGACCATCACCACCGGCGAAGTCGTCGTGGTGTGCGGCCCTTCGGGCTCGGGCAAATCCACGCTGATCCGCACCATCAACCGGCTGGAAGAAATCCAGGGCGGCCACATTCTGCTCGACGGGCAGGACGTGCACGACCCCAAGCTCGATGTGAACACCTTGCGCGCCGGCATCGGCTTTGTGTTCCAGCAGTTCAACCTGTTCCCGCACCTCACCGTGCTGGAAAACTGCACGCTCGCCGCAGTGCAGCTCGGCAAACTCAGCGCCGCCGAAGCGAAGGACCGCGCCATGGCACTGCTCGAACGCGTGGGCCTGGCGCACAAGGCGAGCGCGATTCCGAACCAGCTCTCCGGCGGCCAACAGCAACGCGTCGCCATCGCGCGCGCGTTGACGTTGAAGCCGCCCATCATGCTGCTCGACGAACCTACCAGCGCGCTCGATCCCGAAATGGTCGGTGAAGTGCTGCTGGTGATGCGCGACCTGGCAAAGGACGGCATGACCATGGTCTGCGTCACCCACGAAATGGGCTTCGCCCGCGAAGTCGCCGACCGCGTGATCTTCATGGACCAGGGCGCCGTGCTGGAACGCGCCAAGCCGCAGGATTTCTTCAACCACCCGCAGCACCCGCGCACGCAGAAGTTTCTGGCGGATATACGGTCGCCGTTCGAGCGCGGGGCTTGA
- a CDS encoding amino acid ABC transporter permease, producing MLELIQEYWLYFLVGQYPKGPLGGLALTIILATLGLILSMPLGLVFGLMRVSSNRWLRLPVTGFIYVVRGMPLLMVVFWAYFFLPSVTGVKTDQFWTMLIALVVFDAVYLAEIVRAGILGLPKGQMECARSLGLPYMKAMRSVILPQALRNSLPSLVNQFISTIKETSLGYIIGLAEVTFIATQINSLVFTKPAQVFGILGLTYFVLCFGLSRLAFWIERRLERKGLGNRPQAKVAA from the coding sequence ATGCTGGAACTCATTCAAGAATACTGGTTGTACTTCCTCGTCGGGCAGTACCCCAAAGGGCCGCTCGGCGGGCTCGCGCTCACCATCATTCTCGCCACGCTGGGGCTGATTCTGTCCATGCCGCTCGGCCTCGTCTTCGGGCTGATGCGCGTGTCGTCCAACCGCTGGCTGCGCTTGCCCGTGACGGGTTTCATCTACGTCGTGCGCGGCATGCCGCTGCTCATGGTGGTGTTCTGGGCTTACTTCTTTCTGCCCAGCGTCACGGGTGTGAAGACCGATCAGTTCTGGACCATGCTGATCGCGCTGGTGGTGTTCGACGCCGTGTACCTCGCCGAGATCGTGCGTGCAGGCATTCTCGGTCTGCCCAAGGGCCAGATGGAATGTGCGCGTTCGCTGGGCCTGCCCTACATGAAGGCCATGCGCTCGGTGATCCTGCCGCAGGCGCTGCGCAACTCGCTGCCATCGCTGGTCAACCAGTTCATCTCGACGATCAAGGAAACCTCGCTGGGTTACATCATTGGCCTTGCCGAAGTGACCTTCATCGCCACCCAAATCAACAGCCTCGTCTTCACCAAACCCGCACAGGTGTTCGGCATTCTGGGCCTCACTTACTTCGTGCTGTGCTTCGGCCTGTCGCGACTGGCATTCTGGATAGAGCGACGACTCGAGCGCAAAGGCCTCGGCAATCGTCCGCAAGCAAAGGTAGCAGCATGA
- a CDS encoding nucleotidyltransferase domain-containing protein: MLSIEFENDNFDKNEKVLSAHPVSTEVRSAVEAQLAALEREHDVTVLFACESGSRGWGFASPDSDYDVRFVYVHRLDWYLRVDARRDVIEVPVSDDLDVSGWELRKALQLMRASNPVLLEWLRSPVVYREEATWVARLRELAVLYWSPVRSYHHYLSMAHKTMKTHLRDGEVVKYKKYFYALRPLLAARWIRECGTVPPMRFAELATQLLTDAALVDELNALLDKKMRAGESATSAPWKGIHAFLEKELDAAMRYAPVHVGDRMTADLANDCLMDAVLHFSERPRCAGVT, translated from the coding sequence ATGCTTTCCATAGAGTTTGAAAACGACAATTTTGACAAGAACGAAAAGGTTCTTAGTGCCCACCCCGTAAGCACCGAAGTGCGCAGCGCGGTGGAGGCACAACTCGCGGCATTGGAGCGCGAACACGACGTGACCGTGCTGTTCGCCTGCGAATCCGGAAGCCGCGGCTGGGGCTTCGCATCACCCGACAGCGACTACGACGTGCGCTTTGTCTACGTGCACCGTCTCGACTGGTATCTGCGCGTGGATGCGCGGCGCGACGTGATCGAAGTGCCCGTCAGCGATGATCTCGACGTGAGCGGCTGGGAACTGCGCAAGGCGCTGCAATTGATGCGCGCCTCCAACCCGGTGCTGCTCGAATGGCTGCGCTCACCCGTGGTGTATCGCGAGGAAGCAACGTGGGTTGCACGACTGCGCGAACTGGCCGTGCTCTACTGGTCACCCGTGCGCTCTTACCACCACTATCTTTCGATGGCCCACAAGACCATGAAAACGCATCTGCGCGATGGTGAGGTGGTGAAGTACAAGAAGTACTTCTATGCACTGCGACCGCTGCTGGCAGCACGTTGGATACGCGAGTGCGGCACCGTTCCACCTATGCGCTTCGCCGAACTGGCGACACAACTGTTGACCGATGCGGCTCTGGTCGATGAACTCAATGCACTGCTCGACAAGAAGATGCGCGCAGGCGAATCGGCCACGAGCGCCCCTTGGAAAGGCATACACGCCTTTCTGGAAAAGGAGCTGGACGCTGCAATGCGCTACGCTCCGGTGCATGTGGGTGACAGGATGACGGCAGACTTGGCGAACGATTGTCTGATGGATGCGGTGCTGCATTTCAGCGAACGGCCACGATGCGCTGGCGTCACATGA
- the rtcA gene encoding RNA 3'-terminal phosphate cyclase, whose amino-acid sequence MNNMTTILEIDGSQGEGGGQILRTSLALSMHTGTPFVLKDIRAKRAKPGLMRQHLTCVNAAAQISGAQVEGTALNSQHLQFTPGAIKPGDYEFNIGSAGSCTLVLQTIWPALLTVAGTTRVELRGGTHNHMAPPFHFLDLSYAPLVRQLGVSAQLTLKRHGFYPQGGGVIHAEFGGAADTLTPFDLTERGELREQYAECLAAAIPRSIARRELQALQQRLGWQDEQLLVGSARQDEGPGNALIAVLRHEHVCEVFTRIGAKGVTSEQVADGVASEVRKYKAAGTTAVGPHLADQWALPLAIAVDQTGKAASYTCSGITPHARTNFEVIEKFLPVQFSTEPVEGGFKVNVRAIAA is encoded by the coding sequence ATGAACAACATGACAACCATTCTGGAAATCGACGGTTCCCAAGGCGAAGGTGGCGGCCAGATCCTGCGCACCTCGCTCGCGCTGTCCATGCACACAGGAACGCCTTTCGTCCTCAAGGACATCCGCGCCAAGCGCGCCAAGCCAGGGCTGATGCGCCAGCATCTGACCTGCGTGAACGCGGCCGCGCAGATCTCGGGAGCGCAGGTGGAAGGCACTGCGCTCAACTCGCAGCACCTGCAATTCACCCCCGGTGCCATCAAGCCCGGCGACTACGAGTTCAACATCGGCTCGGCAGGAAGCTGCACGCTGGTGCTTCAAACCATCTGGCCCGCGCTGCTCACCGTGGCGGGCACCACGCGCGTGGAACTGCGCGGCGGCACGCACAACCATATGGCACCGCCGTTTCATTTCCTCGATCTGAGCTACGCGCCGCTGGTGCGCCAACTGGGCGTGTCCGCACAACTCACACTCAAGCGCCACGGCTTCTATCCGCAAGGCGGCGGCGTGATCCATGCCGAGTTCGGTGGCGCAGCAGATACGCTCACACCATTCGACCTGACGGAACGCGGTGAGCTGCGCGAGCAATATGCCGAATGCCTGGCAGCGGCCATTCCACGCTCCATCGCACGGCGCGAACTGCAGGCGCTACAGCAGCGGCTCGGTTGGCAAGACGAGCAACTGCTGGTCGGCAGCGCACGCCAGGACGAAGGCCCCGGCAACGCGCTGATCGCGGTGCTCCGACACGAACATGTCTGCGAGGTGTTCACGCGCATCGGCGCCAAGGGCGTGACCTCCGAACAGGTCGCAGATGGCGTGGCTTCCGAAGTACGCAAATACAAGGCAGCCGGCACGACCGCAGTGGGACCACATCTGGCCGACCAGTGGGCGCTGCCACTGGCCATCGCGGTCGATCAAACGGGCAAGGCCGCTAGCTACACCTGCTCAGGCATCACGCCGCACGCGCGCACAAACTTTGAGGTGATCGAGAAGTTTCTGCCTGTCCAGTTTTCGACCGAACCGGTGGAAGGTGGCTTCAAGGTGAATGTGCGAGCAATCGCCGCCTGA
- a CDS encoding TROVE domain-containing protein codes for MVNKQLFQTRQGAAPTAVNTLNHQNAGAYAFGPRHQLAQMAVTGALGQTFYASAEEQLDQIANLVVTVDNAFTAKTAIYARQRGYMKDMPATLAAALAVWDTDLLAQVFSRVVDNGKMLRNFVQIVRSGAMGRKSLGTAPKKLVQNWLLTATEKQLLNASVGNTPSLADVVKMVHPKPQEAWRATWFAWLIGKPFNEADLPPITQAFERFKREKANGVTSMDVPDVPFQMMTALELNTKQWAAIAKNGSWQMVRQNLNTFARHGVFEVKGMTDLIAAKLKDASAVAKARAMPYQLLSAFKASDEKVPNKVREALQDAMEKALANVPSFAGSVVVCPDVSGSMSSPVTGYRAGATTTVRCIDVAGLMAAAVLRKNREARVLPFEQKVVTGLKLNARDSVMTNATKLAGIGGGGTNCSAPLKQLADEKAHVDLVIMVSDNESWVDGVRRGATQTMLEWERIKHRNPNAKLVCIDIQPYGTTQAMERQDILNVGGFSDAVFDVVASFAKGELGAEHWVGEIEKIVIAPQ; via the coding sequence ATGGTCAACAAGCAACTTTTCCAGACCCGCCAGGGCGCAGCACCGACTGCAGTGAACACGCTGAACCACCAGAATGCTGGTGCCTACGCGTTCGGCCCTCGTCATCAATTGGCGCAGATGGCAGTGACCGGTGCGCTGGGTCAGACCTTCTATGCGAGCGCCGAAGAGCAGCTCGATCAGATCGCCAACCTCGTGGTGACGGTGGACAACGCCTTCACCGCCAAGACGGCCATCTATGCCCGCCAACGCGGCTACATGAAGGACATGCCCGCCACACTGGCCGCAGCGCTGGCGGTGTGGGATACCGATCTGCTGGCACAGGTGTTCAGCCGCGTGGTGGATAACGGCAAGATGCTGCGCAACTTTGTGCAGATCGTGCGCAGCGGTGCGATGGGTCGAAAGTCCCTTGGTACCGCGCCCAAGAAACTGGTGCAGAACTGGTTGCTGACGGCCACTGAAAAGCAGTTGCTGAACGCATCGGTGGGCAACACGCCTTCGCTGGCCGACGTGGTGAAGATGGTTCACCCCAAGCCGCAAGAAGCATGGCGCGCCACATGGTTTGCATGGTTGATCGGAAAGCCTTTCAACGAGGCCGACCTGCCACCCATCACGCAGGCATTCGAACGCTTCAAGCGAGAGAAGGCCAACGGAGTGACCTCCATGGACGTGCCTGATGTGCCTTTTCAGATGATGACCGCGCTGGAACTGAACACCAAGCAATGGGCAGCGATCGCGAAGAACGGTTCGTGGCAGATGGTGCGTCAGAACCTGAACACTTTTGCACGCCACGGCGTGTTTGAAGTGAAGGGTATGACGGATCTGATTGCCGCCAAGCTCAAGGACGCAAGCGCCGTGGCCAAGGCCCGTGCGATGCCTTATCAGTTGCTGTCCGCCTTCAAGGCGAGCGACGAAAAGGTGCCCAACAAGGTGCGTGAAGCCTTGCAGGACGCGATGGAAAAGGCGCTGGCCAACGTGCCCAGCTTTGCTGGATCGGTGGTGGTGTGCCCCGACGTGTCGGGTTCGATGAGCTCGCCTGTGACGGGTTACCGCGCTGGTGCCACCACTACGGTGCGATGCATCGACGTGGCTGGTTTGATGGCCGCCGCCGTGCTGCGCAAGAACCGCGAAGCCCGCGTGCTGCCGTTCGAGCAAAAGGTGGTGACGGGTCTGAAGCTGAACGCTCGCGATTCGGTGATGACCAACGCCACCAAGCTCGCCGGCATCGGTGGAGGTGGAACGAACTGCAGCGCGCCCTTGAAGCAGCTGGCCGATGAAAAGGCCCATGTGGATCTGGTGATCATGGTCTCGGACAACGAGTCCTGGGTCGACGGTGTGCGCCGCGGAGCGACGCAGACCATGCTGGAATGGGAACGCATCAAGCATCGCAACCCCAACGCGAAGCTGGTGTGCATCGATATCCAGCCCTATGGAACAACGCAGGCGATGGAACGCCAAGACATCCTGAATGTCGGTGGTTTCAGCGACGCGGTGTTCGATGTGGTGGCCAGCTTTGCCAAGGGCGAGCTCGGTGCCGAGCACTGGGTGGGCGAGATCGAGAAGATCGTGATCGCACCCCAGTGA
- a CDS encoding enoyl-CoA hydratase — protein MPMSIPTFAHSQITRDERGVYSLQICDAKSLNILATPVTQGLTEAARWIAQQSDARAVILRGTGEKAFVGGANIYEMAELDPSGGRAFITHLRHLCDAVAAIPVPTVARIPGFCLGAGLELAAACDIRLASRDAFFGMPEVRVGIPSVIHAALLPRLIGQGATNWLLLTGENVDADQALRWGFLQFVCDAGELDTLVERTIHPIAESGPRAIRSQKALLQYWQESSLEAGIDRSVQAFGEAFETDEPQRYMAPFLSRKR, from the coding sequence ATGCCAATGTCCATCCCCACATTTGCGCACAGCCAGATCACCCGTGACGAACGCGGCGTGTACTCGCTGCAGATCTGTGACGCCAAAAGCCTGAACATTCTCGCCACGCCCGTCACCCAAGGCCTGACCGAGGCCGCACGCTGGATCGCACAACAGAGCGATGCACGCGCCGTGATCCTGCGCGGCACAGGAGAAAAAGCGTTTGTGGGTGGCGCGAACATCTACGAGATGGCTGAGCTGGATCCATCGGGTGGACGCGCATTCATTACCCACCTGCGTCACCTGTGCGATGCCGTGGCCGCCATTCCCGTGCCGACTGTGGCGCGCATTCCCGGCTTCTGCCTCGGCGCGGGACTGGAACTGGCCGCTGCCTGCGACATTCGCCTCGCCTCGCGCGATGCCTTCTTCGGCATGCCCGAAGTGCGCGTCGGCATTCCCTCGGTCATCCATGCGGCATTGCTGCCGCGACTGATCGGCCAAGGTGCGACCAACTGGTTGCTGCTGACCGGAGAGAACGTCGATGCAGACCAAGCGCTGCGCTGGGGATTTCTGCAATTCGTGTGTGACGCAGGTGAACTCGACACCCTGGTCGAGCGCACCATTCACCCCATCGCCGAAAGCGGCCCACGCGCGATCCGCTCGCAGAAAGCCTTGCTGCAGTACTGGCAGGAGTCGAGTCTTGAAGCAGGCATAGACCGCAGCGTACAGGCGTTCGGCGAAGCGTTCGAGACGGATGAACCGCAGCGCTACATGGCTCCGTTTCTGTCGCGCAAACGCTGA
- a CDS encoding ABC transporter substrate-binding protein encodes MKIRTLAAATIAAITLVSGVANADQLDDIKKKGELVVGVLGTDEPLSFIDPKSRELVGYDVDLGRAVAQKLGVKPVFKQITLAARIPELQQGHIDLLAASLTHNKEREAQIDFSLTTFITGQKVMTKANSPIKDVSELAGKRVATAKGSSMEVNIKKAVPTANVISFDTSPQALVAMQQGKAVAFVNDEMSLVRAMVQLGDQRKDYKLLPTIISIEPLALGIKKGEAGFKKVVDDTLREMEASGKAEGLYEQWFGQKSSLKMDKRAFKFETDKVAE; translated from the coding sequence ATGAAGATTCGTACGCTGGCTGCGGCCACCATTGCCGCCATCACCCTGGTCAGCGGCGTCGCGAACGCCGACCAACTGGACGACATCAAGAAGAAGGGCGAGCTGGTGGTCGGCGTGCTGGGCACGGACGAGCCGCTGAGCTTCATCGATCCCAAGTCGCGCGAGCTGGTGGGCTACGACGTGGACCTGGGCCGTGCCGTGGCGCAGAAGCTGGGCGTGAAGCCGGTCTTCAAGCAGATCACGCTGGCCGCGCGCATCCCCGAGCTGCAGCAAGGTCACATCGACCTGCTGGCCGCATCGCTCACGCACAACAAGGAACGCGAAGCGCAGATCGACTTTTCGCTGACCACCTTCATCACCGGCCAGAAGGTGATGACCAAGGCCAACAGCCCGATCAAGGACGTGTCCGAACTTGCCGGCAAGCGCGTGGCGACGGCCAAGGGCAGCTCGATGGAAGTGAACATCAAGAAGGCCGTGCCGACCGCCAATGTGATCTCGTTCGACACCTCGCCGCAAGCGCTGGTCGCCATGCAGCAAGGCAAGGCCGTGGCGTTCGTGAACGACGAGATGAGTCTGGTGCGCGCGATGGTGCAACTGGGCGATCAGCGCAAGGACTACAAGCTGCTGCCCACGATCATCAGCATCGAGCCGCTGGCGCTGGGCATCAAGAAGGGCGAAGCCGGTTTCAAGAAGGTGGTGGACGACACGCTGCGTGAAATGGAAGCCAGCGGCAAGGCCGAAGGTCTGTACGAACAATGGTTCGGCCAGAAGAGCAGCCTGAAGATGGACAAGCGCGCGTTCAAGTTCGAGACCGACAAGGTCGCCGAATAA
- a CDS encoding RtcB family protein, with product MSQEELNYNVTQAPNGVPVKMWTKGVPVEDEALKQLANTAQLPVVFKHIAAMPDVHLGIGATIGSVIPTIKAIIPAAVGVDIGCGMMAAKTTLRASDLPDNLGPLRSAIEKTVPHGFAPKNRGRDPGAWDTPPDLVDQAWATLADEFKALCELHPRLENTNNRKHLGTLGSGNHFVEVCIDQNDFVWFMLHSGSRGVGNAIGNHFIELAKKDAERNMRNLPDKDLAYFEEGAQYFGDYVRGVSWAQKFAMKNREVMMANLIAAVRKVIAKPFESHVEAVNCHHNYVQKEHHFGEDVFVTRKGAVSAKRGEMGIIPGSMGARSYIVRGLGNPESFESCSHGAGRVMSRTKAKKMFTVADQIKATEGVECRKDADVIDEIPMAYKDIDAVMEAQKDLVEVVHTLKQVVCVKG from the coding sequence ATGTCCCAAGAAGAACTGAACTACAACGTGACCCAAGCACCCAACGGTGTCCCCGTGAAGATGTGGACCAAGGGTGTGCCCGTGGAAGACGAAGCGCTCAAGCAGCTCGCCAATACGGCGCAACTGCCTGTGGTTTTCAAACACATCGCCGCGATGCCCGACGTGCATCTGGGAATCGGCGCGACCATCGGGTCCGTGATTCCCACCATCAAGGCAATCATCCCCGCCGCTGTCGGTGTGGATATCGGTTGCGGAATGATGGCTGCGAAGACCACGCTGCGTGCGAGCGATCTGCCCGATAACCTGGGCCCCCTGCGCTCGGCGATCGAAAAGACCGTGCCGCATGGTTTCGCACCCAAGAACCGTGGACGCGATCCCGGTGCCTGGGATACCCCGCCCGATCTGGTGGATCAGGCATGGGCGACGCTGGCCGACGAATTCAAGGCGCTGTGCGAGCTGCACCCACGTCTTGAGAACACCAACAACCGAAAGCACCTGGGAACGCTGGGTTCGGGAAATCACTTCGTGGAAGTGTGCATCGATCAGAACGACTTCGTGTGGTTCATGCTGCACTCCGGCTCGCGCGGCGTAGGTAACGCCATCGGTAACCACTTCATAGAACTGGCGAAGAAGGACGCTGAACGCAATATGCGAAATCTGCCCGATAAGGATCTGGCGTATTTCGAAGAAGGCGCGCAGTACTTCGGGGATTACGTGCGTGGTGTGTCCTGGGCACAGAAGTTCGCGATGAAGAACCGCGAAGTGATGATGGCCAACCTGATCGCCGCCGTGCGAAAGGTGATCGCCAAGCCCTTCGAGTCGCATGTGGAAGCGGTGAACTGCCACCACAACTATGTGCAGAAGGAACACCACTTCGGTGAAGACGTGTTCGTGACGCGAAAAGGTGCCGTGAGCGCCAAGCGCGGTGAGATGGGGATCATCCCCGGAAGCATGGGCGCACGAAGCTACATCGTTCGCGGCCTCGGAAATCCCGAGAGCTTCGAGAGCTGCAGCCACGGTGCAGGTCGCGTGATGAGCCGTACCAAGGCCAAGAAGATGTTCACGGTCGCGGATCAGATCAAGGCCACCGAAGGCGTGGAATGCAGAAAGGATGCCGATGTGATCGATGAGATCCCGATGGCCTACAAGGACATCGACGCGGTGATGGAAGCACAGAAGGATCTGGTGGAAGTGGTCCATACCTTGAAGCAGGTTGTCTGCGTGAAGGGTTGA
- the rtcR gene encoding RNA repair transcriptional activator RtcR: MAKKTVVIGFMGTQLDSGLGAGRWAKWRPTVSLVQHEDRLIDRIELLYSKKYQSLADLLVKDIANVSPETQVNLVTAEVADPWDFGEMYAAIYDWARTYPFDPENEQYWVHITTGTHVAQICMFLMVESRQIPGVLLQTSPPRKQTQGEAGEMTLIDLDLSRYDSLAQRFSQAKDEAIEFLKSGIATRNARFNRLIEEIERVAVRSKAPILFTGPTGAGKSHLARRMFELKKARHQIEGEFVEVNCATLRGDGAASTLFGHKKGAFTGAAADRAGLLRAAHQGVLFLDELGELGLDEQAMLLKAVEEKRFYPMGSDKEVTSDFQLIVGTNRDLRVDVAEGRFREDLFARINLWSYTLPGLAQRPEDIEPNVDHMLARSSSEIGRNVRFNAEARAAYLLFAKSNEAPWSGNFRDLAASVTRLATLAEGGRISVEQVQAEVSRLQWLWQHAGGDAAALVDDAVDLADVLTASQLEQLDCFDRLQLECVVRICRQSRTLSEAGRRLFDKSRTQKAVVNDADRLRKYLHKFGLNWDALNR; this comes from the coding sequence ATGGCCAAAAAGACCGTCGTCATCGGATTCATGGGCACCCAACTCGATTCGGGACTGGGTGCGGGGCGCTGGGCCAAGTGGCGGCCCACGGTGTCGCTTGTGCAGCATGAGGACCGGCTGATTGACCGCATCGAACTGCTGTACAGCAAGAAGTACCAGTCGCTTGCCGACCTGTTGGTCAAGGACATCGCCAACGTCTCGCCCGAGACGCAGGTGAATCTGGTCACGGCCGAGGTGGCCGACCCGTGGGACTTCGGCGAGATGTACGCGGCCATCTACGACTGGGCGCGCACCTATCCGTTCGACCCGGAGAACGAGCAGTACTGGGTGCATATCACCACCGGCACGCACGTGGCGCAGATCTGCATGTTCCTGATGGTCGAGTCGCGCCAGATTCCCGGCGTGCTGCTGCAGACCTCGCCGCCGCGCAAGCAGACACAGGGCGAGGCGGGCGAGATGACGCTCATCGACCTCGACCTCTCGCGCTACGACTCGCTGGCGCAGCGCTTCAGTCAGGCCAAGGACGAGGCCATCGAATTCCTGAAAAGCGGCATCGCCACACGCAATGCGCGCTTCAACCGGTTGATCGAAGAGATCGAGCGCGTGGCTGTGCGCTCCAAGGCACCGATTCTTTTCACCGGGCCGACGGGCGCGGGCAAGTCGCATCTCGCGCGGCGCATGTTCGAGTTGAAGAAGGCGCGCCATCAGATCGAAGGCGAATTTGTCGAGGTGAACTGCGCCACCTTGCGCGGCGATGGCGCGGCGTCCACGCTGTTCGGCCACAAGAAGGGCGCGTTCACCGGCGCCGCTGCCGACCGTGCGGGCCTGTTGCGTGCGGCGCATCAGGGCGTGCTGTTTCTCGATGAGTTGGGCGAGCTGGGTCTGGATGAACAAGCCATGCTTTTGAAGGCCGTGGAAGAAAAGCGTTTCTATCCCATGGGCAGCGACAAGGAGGTGACGAGCGACTTTCAGCTCATCGTCGGCACCAACCGCGATCTGCGCGTGGACGTGGCCGAGGGGCGCTTTCGCGAAGACCTGTTTGCGCGCATCAACTTGTGGTCATACACGCTGCCGGGCTTGGCGCAACGGCCCGAGGACATCGAGCCCAATGTCGATCACATGCTCGCGCGCTCGTCCTCCGAGATCGGCCGCAACGTGCGCTTCAACGCCGAGGCGCGCGCGGCTTATCTGCTGTTTGCCAAGTCGAACGAAGCGCCCTGGTCCGGCAACTTCCGCGATCTCGCGGCCAGCGTCACGCGGCTGGCCACGCTGGCCGAAGGAGGGCGCATTTCCGTCGAGCAGGTGCAGGCCGAAGTCAGCCGCCTGCAATGGCTGTGGCAGCACGCGGGTGGCGATGCGGCTGCGTTGGTGGATGACGCGGTCGATCTGGCCGACGTGCTGACCGCGTCGCAACTGGAGCAGCTCGATTGCTTTGACCGCTTGCAGCTCGAATGCGTCGTCCGCATCTGTCGCCAATCGCGCACCTTGTCCGAGGCGGGACGCAGGCTGTTCGACAAGTCGCGCACGCAAAAAGCGGTGGTCAACGACGCGGACCGGCTACGCAAGTATCTGCACAAGTTCGGGCTGAACTGGGATGCGCTCAACCGCTAG